The following nucleotide sequence is from Aedes aegypti strain LVP_AGWG chromosome 3, AaegL5.0 Primary Assembly, whole genome shotgun sequence.
CTATATCATGAAGTACCAGTACTTTTCCTGGATGAAGCAAAAGCAAGGTTTGAAGCAAAATTCAACGTGTACATCAGTGTGGCTTCAATATGCAAAATACTACATTCACAAAACTTTACCTGGAAGTGCATTGAAAGAAGGGCTATACAAATCCGCGAACGAGATATTTTGGAGTTTTGCGCAGAATTAGCTTGCTTCCAATGGGATTTGTATAACTTGGTCTTCATAGATGAAGTATCCTTCGATAGCCGGGGAATGCTTCGTAGTCGTGGCTATGCAACCATGGGGGAGAGAGTCTTGTACCGTGGTGAGTTCAAACGTAAGCCCCGGGTATCCGTTCTATGCTTCCTATCAGAATGTGGCCTTCAGGAAACCTATTATTCGGATGGAACTTTcaacagaaaaaagttttttgaatgtTGCAGAGATTTTGCAATCAACagtggaaaagtttttcaacatCCCGGATTTGGGATGGCGCAAGAATCCACTGTGATCCTAGCATCACACGCTATCTACGCTCTTTGGGGATATATATAATTTTCCTCCCGGCTTATTGCCCTTTCTTTAACCCTATTGAGTATTTATTTGGATTTGTTAAGCAAAAAATGAGACGTAACTATGTTGAAAATTCTAACGAAAACTTGGTTCTGTTTGTGGGAGAAATGctgaattcatttaaaaaaaattcagctACGAATATTTTCCGAAAATGTGGCTATTATGCAGGGGGAACTTTTGATCCCAATAATGGTTTGCGACAACagataaaaaagtttgattgtaaCACAAATACTGATgagtctctaaaaaaaatgatagttATGTACAGTTGCATGATATCATACGAAGTCTTTAATAAAAAgcatatttgtaatattttatgttatttatttaaaataatcagTACACTGAGAATGAGAAATTTGCCCCATTTCTTACATCGGTATAACGGTATAGCTAAAAAGTATACACTGCGCTTAATCCAAGGCTTAATCATGGTCAGTATCCCAGCAATCGATTACAGTTTCTGCCAAAGTGAAACTAAACTCATTTTCTTGAACAGTTGCTGACTGTGCAATAGCCGTCAACAAAGTTTCATCCTCCTTTGCCTTCTCCACAAGGCTATCAACGATCACTTTCATGTCAGCCATAAGAATAGTAATGTTGTCAAAAGTAGCTTTCAAAGCCTTCACTTTTTGACCGTAACCAGCATTAACGGTTTTTGCCACCTGTAGGTCCTTCCGCATTGCAGAGAGCTTTGCCGAAGCATTTTCTAGTCTCGGCCTAAAAACAGTTAACAAATGGTCCGGAGGAGTTCCCTTGGCCAAAGCATCCCTACCAAGGGCCGGAGAAGACTGGATAAAATCGCCAAGAATGTTTTTCCTTTAGtcgttttttcagtttttcagcTTCTCGGGTTGAATGTGCACCGGCTCTGTCTTTTTGGACGGGTTGAATCAACTTATTCTCCGCTTGCATCCACATTTGAAGTGATTGGACAGACAAGGAATAGGTGTGAATAATCCTATTTAACTGTTTTTCATTCCACTTCATAAGGGCCTCAACAGTTTTCGATTTGGCAAGGCTGTACACTTTATTCGAATCAGGATCCTGCATCAATACGTAGTCTTCTATGTCCACCAAATCAGGTGTTTCCTTCGAGGACCATTCAACGTCGTACTCCAGTTTTGTAGATCCGGGTACTTTTCTGGTGTTCGAAAAAACGAGCGCTCGGTTACAAAAAGATTTGGCCACATTCCACAATGCTTCGAAAATTTCCTCCACGGTGTCTCCGCAAAATTCGGAAGTTTCCCCAACTTCATTAGACCGTTGCCCCTTAAAATCCTTCAGGATTACGGTTGCTTTGAACCTAATCAATTTTTCTTCACAGTCCAGCTGTTCTGAATTTAAAGGGTCATTCAGATCATCTGCATCGTCTGCGTCATCATCGATTGGAATTCGGAGCGATTGTTGTTGGAATTCATCGTCTTCAATCTCATCAAACTCCATGTCCAGGTATTCAGCTTCTGACATGTCGGAAGAATTTAGAATTCCGCTTATCTCGTTGTTTCTCTCAGGCCCATCCATTCTGATGCTGCGAAATCAAcaataaatatttaagaataTAGTTCATAAAACCAATTAATATTACCTGTTGTAcacaaaaatttgcaaaatgtcTTCAATCTCGATAGGAACACTTGTTTATTTAGTTTTGCTTCTCCTTTTACACTAACCATCTGACAGTTGTATGATGACTACTAAAGATGACTATATGCCCTGACTCTGCATTGGAACGTCGCAGGAGTGGTCGCCCAATAACGTGTCACTAAATTCAGcgatacttttaaaattttcaaattaaaaagcaATATTAAATAGCAGTCGTTTTCCTATGAACTTTCACTATTTTATTGCAGATCTATGCAACGTGCACGGGagttggaaaaaaaatgcaccaacaGAAAGAGGACCGTAAAATCCTTCCCGTAATTAAAAGGAATTCCAAATCCGTTAAACTTGAATTCCACAGGTAGGAATCGGTGCAATGTTATATTTGAAACAAGACTTAAGTATTTATAATATTAGCAGGACAGCCTCACAAAACAGATGCATCACAGGAGCAGGAGGAATCTCACACCCTACAGGAGCAGGAGGATTAATCACGCCCTACACATTCGTCACCGGAACACTGGTTGCGGATATTCTGAATTTTTCGAAGATCATTAAGATATTTATGTGTTAATTAATTATGTAATTGAAAGTGTGAAtaatagtgaaaaataatatataattcATAAAGCTAATCTATGCAGTTGTTTCAGAGAAATCACGAtcaaaatagggtcctaaagccctgtcccaattttagtgccaaacgcttaagtttaggccaaaaacacatgtttactcaattttttaatgcttttcatttgtttaagtacaaaaaacatttgttttatgtttttatagattttgtcacaccccttggtttaaactcaaattttgggtgtattttgttttccgtgtcccttccgaaatgtcagataggaacaaccccagtggtaaaACTAAAACACCTgaggtatttttgtcgactaagcgaacgtcaaacatgatctcaagtgtgaACCTTGACATCCTTGAcatatggatccaatttttaaataaaaattttaatatgatatatccgttatttgagcgggaaaaattgctaaagtagttgcagtaacatgctctttcgtgttatgaaatgaaaacaagatttcattaaacattttaggaccctatttcgaACAATTTTGCCACCGCTAAGAACCCTATTTTAAGTAGTtttaccaggtccgtcacactcgggctcagattgggtaccacttctagtactgcatttggtccctcggtagtgcaaaaggtacccaagtttgacagatggcagtacacttttcacggcattctagattacctcatgagccataaaattttgggcaactgcaagggacatggaggtctttaatttgtctttggttttaCCCCAAAAATCACTATTCCCGAAATAGTTAGTTTTTACTTAAAACGGCCTCTTCGTGGAATGACTCCAAATTGAATACTTTGCAAAATACtcaattttgaataattccACTTTAGAGCATCTTTAACGGGGGCGACTATTTGGGTGATTAAAATGATCACCCCCAGAGTTGTCATTTTAGTTTAGTCACTCATTCTCACACCGGTGGCTACCATATTTAGTAACTCGTTACCGTACCGGTCGTTGCTTTTTGGGTTAACATATGAGTTGTGAAAATAATGGTGATCAATTCAGGTTGGGAATTTTTGTAACTCTGCTGGAATATCTATTATATTCTGGTGCGGAATTATTAGAATTCCATCggaaatttttgagattgtttatgAATCCAACTGGATGCTAATTTGATTGGAACCCTTGCCAATTCTACCGGAATCCTTgtaaatcctacaagaaatATTGCAAATTTGACCGTAATTATTATGAAtctgactggaatccttgggattccgactggaattccAGTCAGAATCCCGAGGACTCTAAtctgaatcccgaggattccagccggAATCCCTAAGATTCCAGCCGGAATCCCTAAGATTCCAGCcgaaatcccgaggattccagacgatatcccaaggattccagccggaatcccgaggattccagtcagacttccaaggattccagtcggattcccaaggattccagtcggaattcggaggattccagtcgaaattcggaggattccagacggtattcttatcaaaatctctttccaattccagtcagaatcccgaggattccagccgaaatcccaaggattccagacgatatcccaaggattccagccggaatcccgaggatttcagtcggacttccaaggattccagtcggaatcccaaggattctagTCGGAATTCGGAGGTTTCTAGTCGGAATtataaggattccagtcggaattcaaaggattccagtcggaattcggagaattccagtcggaatcccaagaattccagtcggaatcccaaggattccagtcggaattcggaGGTTTCTAGTCGGAATtctaaggattccagtcggaattccaaggattccagtcggaattcggaggattccagtcggaatacCAAGGATTCTAGTCGGAATCCCAaaaattccagtcggaatcccaaggattccagtcggtatttttatcaaaatctctttccattccagtcagaatcccgaggattccagccgaaatcccgaggattccagtcgaaatcccgaggattccaggcggaatcccgtggattccagtcggaattctaaggattccagtcggaatcccaaaatCCCATAATACTCCGAAATCGATAAATTCTTACGAGGATTTTCGAAGatttcataaacttctatcggatttccaataattgcatcagattcctagtattcttatcaaaatcttgaaggtttacccgaattcccaaaattttgaaatttctacttCATGCGCATCATGCATCAGATTTCCAAAACTTCAACCAGAATTTCATATCCCACACCGTATGcttgaattcaaatcgaataGCAGCGCAACTATCGCGCTGCTAAATTTGCTCACCCGATGCTTTCCGAAGGCAGCGCTGTCATTTTGCTACCCCGGTTAGCAGCGCCCGGTACGGATCAGCGTAATGATACTGCGctatgtaatttagtttagtcACGCACCGTTACGGCTGCTCTTAGCTGTCAAGATGAGTACAAAAGAGTTAATTTTAGGTAGTTTGGCCTCTCCCTGCTGATAACAACAAAAttccttcagtttttttttcaatgatttctttaaaaagttCAACAAAAACTCCAAGAATTCATAAATGAGAACttgaaagaaattcctgaaaccacagatttcatatttttccaacgATTTCTAAAAAAACGATTTCTAAAAACttggggttcattcacaaatttcataacgccaaaaatggccatttttgacacccacccaccccctcgtaacgctttttgtatgaatattttacaaattttgtatgagccgtaacagcgcgaggacacccacccacccccttcagcgttatgaaattttgtgaatgagcccttggAAGTTAGACGTCCATATCTTGTGCTAACTGGCTTTCCTTAtgtattttctttgaaataatttgttCCTTGACGACATGATTTAAAGCTGTAAAAACTAACGTGTTACCGTTTTGCCAAgaaattacaattacaacatttttagaTGTTCAGGAtcaaaatttgcaaataaattctcgcatactctgagataacgccctaaaagccattggtaaccacgtgcgtagctcgttgtttctgagcaaatgaaagaaatagcattcaaaccaaCTTCACTGGCAGGTAGATATTGATCCATTCtaccccatagcgttgttaaataacatgaaaatccattcaaatgctcagaaacaacgagctacacacatggttaccaatggcttttagggcgagatcagaagttatgcgagaattgaatattatatttatttatattgaaatttttatgacCGATAGTTTAATGAATCACTCTCAGTGTGCCACTGGAAGGAACCGTTGAAGATGGATTCTACAGCTCGAGTCTCGAGATGATGTTTACGTTTACTACGCCGAGTAAACATAAGCAGcaaacaaaaaatcacttgCAACGAAGTCGTCCGCGTTCCAAAACTCCTGTGAATTCTTAACTTTTAATAACCTTTGGCAAGCTTGATCGCGAATTTCATTCGCCGAAAACATGACGGGATTAATGGTGAGTAACGAAAGATTTTTAATTCATAGTTTTCCAATTTTGTTTTCCCTACCATTTCAGTTGGATATGGACGATCTCCTGTCAGATCTTCACTCGCTCAAGATTTCAGCACTGAGCAATGCGGCGCGAATTTCCCCTCAGGTTCGTGGTCGGACAATTGGCCCCGGATGTCCACGGTCCAGTCCGGAAAAGCACGAATGGATTGAGTCGAGTAACGTTTTGAGTGAATGCAATCGGAATCTCGAAGGGGACACAAAATTGGCTCCGAATCTGAAGGTAACGATTTCGAATCGAACCGATGGAAGTACGCCAAATTCCCGGAAGGTGGATATCAGCGAATGTAAGGCCGTTTCGTTCCAAATGTACAGCCAGGAGCTGGAACGGAAACGGGTGAAGGATATGAAGAAGGAACTGGAACGGAGACAAGCCAGGATGCGGGAGGCGGATCGATTGCGGGATTTGCAGCACGAGGAGAGGATGAAAAAGGCTGAAGCGGAAGCGGCGCGAAAAGCCCAAGAGGGGGAACAGAAGCTGATGGAAGCGATCCGAGAGCAAGAACGTATTTCCAGAGAGTTTGAAGAGAAGCGAAAGGCGGAAATTGACGAAGAGAACCGACGACTGGCTGAAGTTTCCCAGCAGTTGAAGCGGAAAGAGGAGGAAGTCAGAAAGAAGCATGCCATGTTCGATGCAATCCGGTCCAGCCAGGTCAACTTCCGAAAGCTGACGGATGTCTTCACAAAGACGCTGATGGGAATCGATAAAGAATACTCGGTTCAGTTCAACGCTCAGAAAAAGACGGTTCAGGGTTTGGTGAAATCCTTCGAGCAGCTGCTTCACAATGTCAACGCCGCCAGAGAAGTTACCCAGCAGGAAGTGGACAAGGCGGCCGAGCTGTGCAAATCGATGGACCAGACCAACGCGGAAGTGGTAGAGATAATGAATCGCATCCAGAAGGAAATCGCCGATCGTTTACAGAAGGAAGAACAGCAGAAACAACAAGAGCAGCAAAAAGTGGCCGAAGTGGCGCCAGTTCCTGCCCAAGATACGACCGACACCACTCAAGTTAAACCGGTCACTCAATCAGCAGCACCAATCCAATCGGATCCCCTGGCCGCTTTTGCATCGCAGGAGAGTCGAGCGTTTTACCGGGAAATCAAGACCTTTTACGAGCAGCACCAAACTGCGGTCAAAGCTCTGCTGGATGATCCTTCGATGAAGACCTATCGGTTCAATTGCTCCAAGGTGATCAACACTCCCGTCAATACTATTTCCGCCGTCAGCCGGGAGCACTTCGTGGACAAGTTCAACAAGTTGGACGCTTTTCTGTCGGGCCAGCCGGCCAAAACGGGCGATGTTTCCGTTTCGATCAATGGGCATCCGCTGGGAAGGACCTACTGTATGATGCTGATGGCCAAGAAGTTTGTTGTGAGTTATTATTCTACATTAATGCAAGGCTGGTATCAAGTCTTGGTCTTTTTTTTCGGGCAAGAGGTCTATATTAATAGTTCTTATTTTCAAGTCCCTCGTTCGCTACCAGCCACGCAAATAACATTATAGTTTGAAATTGTATAACCATTTCGCATTTTTACAGGGCCATGCCGATTCTATGATCAGTAGTAACGCCCCCGCAGCGTTCCCCTTCGCGGCCATCATCGTTGCGCTGTGGCAAAAGTACCCAGAGTTCGGAAAGTTCTTCCTTGCCTATCTGCACAAGGAGTGTCCCTATCTGGTTCCTTTCTTTTTGCCCCAACTCGAAGGTCAAACCCAGGAAGACTACCTCAAATCCATCGGCTACCGGTTCACGGACAATGTACTGGAAAAGCAAGACCAGTATCTGAAGAGAGTGACCGGATTCGCGCGGTTGTACGCGGCCGTTGTGGTTACCAATCCGAGACGTGGCGAAACGGCTGCACATCCGCACGGATTGGAGTGTGGCTGGCGCTGGCTGTGTAACATTCTGAACCTAAGCCCTCTGCCGGATATCTGTGCCACGGTTATCACGGAATTCCTACAGACGGCCGGTGCCTCGCTTTGGGCCAACTACGGCAAACAGTTCGTCAAGGTGCTCAAGGTGATGCAGGAACAGTACTTGCCGGCGCTGAACAAGGTAGACGAAGGAGGCCCCAAGGCTCGGCTGGAAGGACTGATTGCCAAAATCACAGCCGAAGGAAAGATCGATCGGCCGGAAGGGATGCTAAGTCCGGACTTTTGGTGATAATTCGTTGGTAAGAATTCTGTATATTGTGCGCGCGTTATATGACTAGCTTATTTATTCGTTGGATGCGAATCATACATGTAACTAAAAGCTAAGAATGGTCCTTTCTTTTTTTGGAGCGAAAATTACATTATTATAAACATATTAATAAATACTATTGTTTAACATTAATTTATTAAGAGAAACTCCTGTGTTATGCCTTACTTTGAATTACCTTATACAAAGAACAATATATCTAGCGTTCACTTGATTACTTCTCTGTCAATAACTGCTTTTATGTcacttacttacttgatacttgatgggctacagttcgctaagatgaatctgcgccgaatggatgagtcttctccactgggctcagTCCTGgaccaatcgcttccagtcgccctgaacgttaagtgcccttaagtcctcctcaaccgcaaaaagccatcgtgtgcgcggcctgccacgaagtcggcggcctcgtccgggttctctgttgaatattatctttgcttgtcgttcttccggcatacgggcaacgtgaccagcccaacgcagcctgtcgtgttttatgcgcttgacaatatccacctctttatacacttggtacaactcgtgattcatgcgacgccgccagatgccgttctctagtttaccgccgagtattgttcgcagcactttacgttcaaataccccgaaagctctccggtcgacttccttcaatgtccatgattcatggccatataggacaaccggaaggatcagtgtcttgtataacgcgagttttgttttcgtttgcaggccacgggacttcagctggttacggagcccgtagaaagcccgactcgcagctgcaatacgtcttttcacctcgcgggtaacatcattatcaaatgtcactagtgttccaagatacacaaattcttccacaacttcaaactttgcaccacctagcaccatttcgctaccactaacacgtccggacccacgttgaccaccagctatcatgtacttcgtttttgtggtgttgatcgtgagcccaatcctcgctgtctccttcttgaaaggcacgaacgcctcttccactgcccgacggtcaatcccgatgatgtcgatatcgtccgcaaagccaaggaacacatgagaacgtgtgataatggtaccgcttttctgcacaccggctctcctgatagcaccttcgagcgctatgttaaacagcaagttagaaagagcgtcaccctgtttcaatccatctaaggttacgaacgatgacgaaatctcgtccaccacccgcacacttgatttcgatccatcaagcgttgcacgaatctgtctaatcagcttcgccggaaagccatgttcggacataatttgccacaactcgtttctcttcactgaatcgtgcgctgctttgaaatctacaaacagatgatgagtctgcaagttgtactcccggaatttatctaggatttgacgcagggtaaacatttgatccgtcgttgatcggccctctcgaaaaccagcttgatattcgccgacaaaggactcctcatacggtctcaatctgttgaacagaattccagacatgattttgtacgccgaattaaggagtgttattcctcggtaattggcgcactccagtcgatgccctttcttgtacagaGGGGAAATaagaccttccaaccaactagtaggcatttgttcctcctcccatatcctcaatatgatacggtgaaggagttcgtgcagctactcacttccgtgtttgagaagttcggccgggagctcgtccttccttgttgttcttcagcccattgatagctttttttacctcatctagcgttggaggttccacagcctgtccatcgtcatcgatttgaattctgctaccagatccacttccatt
It contains:
- the LOC5573261 gene encoding nucleoporin GLE1, which translates into the protein MTGLMLDMDDLLSDLHSLKISALSNAARISPQVRGRTIGPGCPRSSPEKHEWIESSNVLSECNRNLEGDTKLAPNLKVTISNRTDGSTPNSRKVDISECKAVSFQMYSQELERKRVKDMKKELERRQARMREADRLRDLQHEERMKKAEAEAARKAQEGEQKLMEAIREQERISREFEEKRKAEIDEENRRLAEVSQQLKRKEEEVRKKHAMFDAIRSSQVNFRKLTDVFTKTLMGIDKEYSVQFNAQKKTVQGLVKSFEQLLHNVNAAREVTQQEVDKAAELCKSMDQTNAEVVEIMNRIQKEIADRLQKEEQQKQQEQQKVAEVAPVPAQDTTDTTQVKPVTQSAAPIQSDPLAAFASQESRAFYREIKTFYEQHQTAVKALLDDPSMKTYRFNCSKVINTPVNTISAVSREHFVDKFNKLDAFLSGQPAKTGDVSVSINGHPLGRTYCMMLMAKKFVGHADSMISSNAPAAFPFAAIIVALWQKYPEFGKFFLAYLHKECPYLVPFFLPQLEGQTQEDYLKSIGYRFTDNVLEKQDQYLKRVTGFARLYAAVVVTNPRRGETAAHPHGLECGWRWLCNILNLSPLPDICATVITEFLQTAGASLWANYGKQFVKVLKVMQEQYLPALNKVDEGGPKARLEGLIAKITAEGKIDRPEGMLSPDFW